gagaagtccAAGCAGTCTGTATGCTATCACCCCAGAACCTAATGTGGGACTCAGTATCATATatcttgatatcatgacctgagctgaaatcaagagtaagacgcttaaccgaccaagccacctagCCATCCCTAACATAGCTTTTATTGTGATTTCACATACATGTTACCTATTTATGGGGCCAGTATTGGAgaggaaaacatatgaaaattcttgctttaaaatacctgcttcctttttttcttcctacataTTCCTCATGCTTCTAAGTTTCAGACAGACTATTCTGTATGTTTACTAattattacttatatatatatacatgttctCAATTGCCACATCATaatacttttctcattttttaaaattttgtattattgtCAGTTTAATTACCTTATTATTCTCCTCCAAAATATAACTCtgccattattattaaaaatgtttactccaTACAAAccaatccattttttaaaaagtataaatgttgTTTTAGGATCTTGGAGTGAAAATATACTAGaatattttctgagaaataaCCAGATCACAACAGAAGATGGTGCCGAGATCTTCTGGTATCATGCTGCTAACCACAAAGCACAAATGAATGAGGCACTGAAAAGTAAGTCAATACAGTTTCTTGTATTTACATTGGGTAATAGATTAATTCAACTCTTTTTTTGATATCTGGGCATATTTGCAGGTATAAAAGACTTAGAAGATCAAAGTGTAAATTCTAGGatgacataaacatttttataaaatatctcattttgtttacaaaatgaacaaatttccatagtggaagaattttttttttccagaagcgatttgccttttctgtgtctatttggttttttttctgtttatttatttatttttttaatatatgcaattattttccattatttacactacagtagttacaatgacactccaaacagaaaagcaaagtaaaaaatcagaaccccaacttctatttcatgtaattagacttatacagaaattagaaggttaagtaacaactagttaatcacctagttcacagctatctgaagtggcaatcgttttatagcagcttatctatgatacattcaagatacatgatacaatttattacttgcccataagctaaaacttTCTGTGTCTATTTGAAATGTTCAATGTATTTACACTTGCTTATATACTGTAGTGATTGGAGTAAAATTTTGTGGTCACTGTTGTATATCTTACATATTTCTGAGTCTTTCATAGTATATTAAGGAaagagtcaataaatatttgttgaatggatagaTGAAGCCTTTGTATACTAATTTATAACTAATTGCCTTGGGCGGTATTCATGCTTAGGCTAGAAACCAAGACTTTGGTTTCCTGACTCAATCTATAATCATCTATACTTATACCTATACCTATACTTATACCAACACCTACATCTACACCTACACCTACACCTACATCTACCTTCATTATAGATGAACATGATAGCagttttttctgccttttcctatGAAGTACCCCTGTTGGCTGCAGCAGCACAGACTGAAAGCATATCACCAGAGAGGTCTGGGGCATAACTCAGAGTGGCTCAGTACAAGGAAAATTCCTCAGTCCCAAGTTTTAGTATAAAAATCTATGCATTGTTTGCATCCTATTCAATTATGTATCTGGATAATGtgtctgaaaatatatttcttttattgtaaagatattgttttaaattgttattCTTTGCCCCTCAAAGGGAGGAACTTTGGTTTAATATTGAATCCTTGAACCTAAAACACATAATAATCACACAGTGattatttgataaatgaattttAGCAAAAGCACCGCTTCAGGAAAAAGTTGATTAGTGGCTTCCAGGAACTGGTTGGAGCAGAGAATAGGGAGTGAGTGCTGATGGatacagggtttctttctgggataATGAAAtttttctggaattagatagtagtAGTGGTTGTATTACATTCTGAATATTCTAAAAATCACGGAGTGGTATACTTTAAAgtgtgaattttatggtatgtgaattacatatcagtttttttaatgaaaaaagaaagataaaactatTTACAGACAATATGgagatatatatagaaaatcaaaGTTTCTGCAGATAAATGATTAAGTCATGAGTAAATTTAGAAAATCTCAAGATACaaagtcaaaacaaaataaattgtatttctatataacaactaaatatttttatatttccaactaaaagtttgagaaaaatctttaaaatttacaattCCTAATAGTCTATGTAGAAATCTTATATTAGAGATGATCTAATTAAATAtggatactttatttttaagcttgTTTTACAATTGCCAATGGAAAGTTATTTCCAATTGCGGGCAGTCTAATGTTGATCTGGGAAGTTTCTGTAGGCTACTCAGTCTTCCGATAATGTCCTTTTTACATTCCATTAGGCAAAACCAGAGGCTAgttttgcaatttctttttagTCCAAAGGAGAAGAGACAGGCTCCTGCAGGCATGAAGGCTGTATCTCAGTGGATTATCCCATTTCTTccataatatttaaatgtaatataacTATTATTAATAGACCTGTTTCAGTTCTATTAATTAATAGTGATTAAACTGTAAAACTGGGTTTTTAACAAcgtctatgatttaaaaaaccgAAGTACAGGAGGAACAATGTAGAAGTACCACCTGCTATTGCACTATCAACATATCCCGATCACAGAATAATCAGAATTGTTTACAGAAGTTATTACATGTAATGTTACGTTATGTTACAACATTTCAGCATGTAGATTTTAAACactgtcattttaaaagatatgctggtaaaaaaaagaaaacatttaaatcttcTTGAGAATAAAAAcgtgtgtttttttaaagccttgAAAAACAGCCTTTGTAACATCTTTAGGAAAAGTGTGATTATAATAAATAGAGTTTCTAATTTGAGAAATGAGAagataaaagtattatttttattctcagaaaCTTCCACAAACACTTATTACTCCTTCTTTTGTATGCTCAGTTTGCCATTTAGTGGGAAGAAGTTAAATATTATAACAACAGGGTAAGAGCTGTGTAACCTAGGGAAAGGCATTTACCTCATCACTACCTGTTCGCTCATGTGTGAAACAAACATGGAAAGGCCTAGCACTTAGCACCTGGAACTTAgttactcaacaaatgttagttttTATCCTCCTCAGAAGGCTCCTGGACATGACATTTTTTGCAGTCCTTATTTTATTACCATTACCTTAAGTTCCTTTATTTGGATAGGTCCTGCCCACATGGTAGAGGCCGATGTCCTTCTTCCAAGTGATGGATCAGAAGATAGCCAACCAATCATGGCCCATCCTCCTGAAACAAATAGTGATAATACTTTACAAGAATGGCTGAATGAAGTTATAAAAAGCAATAAAGGCATCAAACTGGATTTCAAGAGGTAATTGTataaacatttttggttttatagTTCTTACAGAAtaacaatggaaaaaaaggatTAATAGCATCATGTATCTGTGCTTGACTAACTAACTTTATACtttaaactgaaaatagaatTGCAAATTAATAAGTTTCGAGAATGAACCCAAGACCCATTGACTTGTTTGCTAAAATTGTTTCTTGGGAAGcctttgaagataaaattaattGTTACAAAGGAATTTATCATAAGTTACCATTGTGATAATAGAATGGTAAATTTGAAATGCTACTTTCATTAAAAgtggtttgagagagagagttggcaGTAGTTTGAGTGGTTAATGCATATCTTACTTGATTTATGTTATATTTGTATATGGGAAATTATCTAGAAGTCTTCAATAACCTAAGGATTCTttacaaataatattttggaaGTATTGATAATGAAGAAGAAGATTAAGTGTCATTTCCTTTCTGTGACCGTTATGGGAAACTTTATTTTTGTGGCAGGGTAAAAATATTGAGTAAAGCCAGGAATATATTGTGATACCATAAAAGCTCCCCATAAGCCCCATTAAGGTGACTGCTAATGAAAATCTAGGATTTCTGGTAACTTCTCTCAGAACAGTATTTTTAAGTGGAATTTTCTCAGGAAATTAATAGTGATTTGGAAATCTTACTTATAGAATTATTAAGATGACTCTAATCATTTGTTGTAGGGCTAAATATACCAGTAAACCTCAGTATACTGTTGGTGAGTGAAAGAGCtattttaagatcttattttttttattttttattttattattattatttttttttattttaagatcttAAAGTTTTTAGTGTGGTGAATGATCCAAACTCTATTTTATTGACAAAGAAACTTAGtcccagagaagttaaatgattgACCCAAAGACAATAGCTAAACTTGACAGCTGAGCTAGGATGAGATCTCAGGTTTAGTGTTCTCTGTACTATGAAATAAAGATttgatctttaaatgtttggtgactCAGAGTTTTAGCACTCCTTCCCGTTTCTTGTGTATGTTTACTATTGCCCATTGAATTGTTCTCTCTAATGTTGACTCCTCACCAGTCAGATCAACTCATTCATTTTTAGCAACTATCCCAAAAGGGCTGAGGcactaaaaaaaaaggttttgcaaATTTTTAGGTCATAACATATGTGAAGGGGAATGGATTTAACTATGGACACTTACAGTGTGTCAGATACTGTTCTAAGAGCATTAAATGCGTTCATTCATTTAGTCTTTATAACAGTCCTAGGAGGTAGCTTATTGCtatcatcctcattttgcagatgagggaacaaaggcagagaggaggaagtaGCCTGCTTGTTGTCACTTGGTTGGCAGGAAAGCTGCCACTGTGGCTGGAGAGTTCACACTATGAACCACATTCTGTATTACCTCTCTGTAAAAGTAGCTGAATGACCTATTAGTCAAATTTTACTAGTTCTTATTATATGCCTTTAAGTTATTATGTTTGGTAtacaaataatactaaatattaaaattttatgtggaGTTTTCCCAtagaatgtaattttaaatgctttattgtaattttaagtatgatttttattttctgatctcCAATTTCTAAACAAAGTTAATAGGAAAATAGTTTGACTTACAAGtaactttttaggaaaaaaacctataaaaacaaagtttatatTCTTCCCAGAAATTTGAATACATACCACCAAAGGGAAATTTTAGATGGCATACCGATCAGGACTTCCCTCTTCAAGTGGTTATCTTGGCCAACCTATGTCAGTTTTCTTATGAGAAACTTAATACATGTAAGAATTGAGAATGTTAGCCACTGTTATTTGTAATTAGAATTACATGGTAttgtcagcattaccttgatttcaaaaccagacaaagaccccactaaaaagtggaactatagaccaatttccctgattaACATGGATGCCAAAATTattaacaagatactagaaaacagaatccaacaaATAATACATTAGAAGGATTaatcaccatgatcaagtgagatttattactgggctgcagggctggttcaaaatctgcaaatcaatcaatgtgatacatcatattaataaaagaaaggataagaaccacatgatcctcttaataggtgcagaaaaagtgtttgacaaaatacagcatcctttcttgataactCTCAAGAAAGTATGGAAGAgcatacctcaagatcatgaagtctctatatgaaagacccaaagctaatatcattctcagtgGGGAGAAACAGAGCTATCCCCCTACCATCAGGAATACGACactactgttattcaacataatttTGGAAGTCCTCGcttcagcagtcagacaacaaaaagaaataaaaaccatctaaattgacaaggaagaaaaactttcactttttgctgaTGACATTATACTGTCACATGATACTGTACTTTTGgggaaacccaaaagactccaccaaaaaacctgctagaactgataaatgaattcagaaaagtcacaggacataaaatcaacatacagaaaccaggtgcatttttatacactaataatgaagcagcagaaagagaagtcaaggaatcTATCTTATTTACAGTTGCACTGAAAATCATACaatacgtaggaataaacctaaccaaagaggtaaaagatctgtatgttgaaaattataggaagcttatgaaagaaattgaaaaagaccctcacaaaatggaaaaacattccatgctcatggattagaagacaaatagtgttaaaatgttgatactacccaaagcaatctacatattcaatgcaatcccgatcaaaataacaccagcattcttcacagagctagaacaaacaattctaaaatttgtatggagccagaaaagaccctgaatagccaatgtaatgttgaaaaagaaaaccaggggtacccaggtggctcagtccactatttgtccaatttcagctcgggtcatgatcttgcggttcatgggttcaagcctcacatcaattgggctctgtgctgacagttcagagcctagaacctgcttcagattctgtgtctccctctctctttgctcttcccccacttgagctctgtctccaATCCATTAAGAAAATTGTAATGTGAGGAGAGGGTACTGAATGTTCTTCCCTCTGCCAGGCATCTCCCATAATCTTCGCCTCCCATTGTAGTATTCACTAAaagctaattttctttttaaatttttatttaaattctagttagttaacgtacATTACAATAATGGTTTCAgcagtagaattcagtgattcatcacttacgtacaacacccagtgctcatcagaacaagtgttttccttaatgtccatcacccatccagcccatccttcactcacctcctccatgaaccttcaatttgttccctgtcttgtggtttgttttcctctcttctctttttcccccttccctatattcatctgttttattaaattccacagatgagtgaaatcatatggtatttgtctttgtctgactgacttactacatttagcataatatactctagctccatccacatttttgtaaatgacaagtttccattctttttgtatgactgagtaatattccatggtatatataccacatcttccttatctatttatctgtcaatggatatttgAGCTTTCttcatggtttggctattgttgataatgctgctatgaacattggggtgcatgtacttctttaaatctgtattttttatcctttgggtaaataggtagtagtgcaattgctagatcattgggtagtctattttttaatgttttgaggaacctccagattgttctccagagtggctgcaccagtttgcattcgcCCGAACAGTGCAAGAGGGTAAAGCTAATTTTCTTCGAAGCAAACTTACACCTTAAAGGTTCAGAAGAGATCCAGAAGTATAAGTAGTATAGTAGTTCAGTAaagtttgtgtatatattttattttatttatttattgtatcttggctattgtgtgtgtgtgtgtgtgtgtgtgtgtgtgtgtgNNNNNNNNNNNNNNNNNNNNNNNNNNNNNNNNNNNNNNNNNNNNNNNNNNNNNNNNNNNNNNNNNNNNNNNNNNNNNNNNNNNNNNNNNNNNNNNNNNNNgttttccccttattattttcattactttttttttctttttttcctcttctttttttggtggtgggggtggttaggtttaaatgaagttgtttttacaacaccaaagacttaatcatccatttcctatataaaaggtagctgcttttttgcatggacctcaagtatattgtagtatagaggtggaatttaaggaaaggtattaagcaggctgtgtatatattttaaagagaaaatgtatgtAGGCTGATTGAAACCTGTTTTTAAATCTATAGATGTCAGAACagatacagagaagagaagaaaaaagagtgaggctgcttttttatttaaaagtaactaaaatatagttgtttttagtttctagaaaagatgtttattctttatttttaaaggtttatttacttattttgagagaggggggaggggcagtgagagagagtgagagagagaatcccaagcgggccccatgctgtcagcacagagcctaatgtggggctcaatctcacacatcatgagatcatgacctgagccaaaatcaagagtcatatggttaaccaactgagccacccaggcacccccagaaaagatgtttatgaaatgaaaatgaaatttataaaagctttaataaaatgttataattttaccTTTGCATTCAGTTTTAGAAACGTGTTTATGCATTCAACTTTATAAGAATATGTGAAGGAAAAGAGGCTCTTTTCTTAGAGGTCATGAGCCAGTTTTAAAGACACAGTGCCTGTGTACACTTTaggtattttaataaatgttaattttcaggTTATAAGTATATCTAATTTTAGTTCTTATTTATACATCCTCTGATGAGtgaatgtttgtgtattttcttaaattattttatattgagtGATCCTAAAACAGAGTTTTGAAACCTCAGTCTGTCTACAAATAGTGAcattattcatatatacatatatatatatatatatatatatatatatatatatatatatagtacctTTCAGGTACTTTCATGAATAATAAGTATAAATCAACATTTTGAGATATGGCATATATTAATTTTTCCCTCTGGTTCTATGTgatctttgaatttatttaatttgggcattattatattatacttttattaGGAAGttgaaaacattgaaaacaatagTCTAAAAGAAtttcttgttgtttttactttaagaATATATCTTATTGACAACAAACTATGTTTTTTAGTCTGGCAGCTGTGGAACCGTCCATGATGCTCCTGGAAAATGTGAAGAGCCATCTGAAGCGTCCTGTGTGGATTAATGCTGATATTCTTCCTGGTCCAAATGGAAATAGCAGAGTAGTGGATGCAAAACCTTTTATAAACACGGTGACATCCTTCTTCCCAGATGTGACATTTTCCCTGGGTTGGACAACAGGATGGCATCCTGAGAAAGTCAATGaaggtaataatttttaaaatgtacttcttaTTGATCAAATTAAAATCcacttgaaatataaaaataaaacctctgagTACAAAACCGAAAACTTACTCCACAATCTACGAGCCTAATAGAGAAAAAGGTCTGGTCCTAAAGACATCTATatgagtcttctttcttttatttcagataGATACTACATTTATTGGTGATATTCTGTTACCAAGCTTCGAtgggaaatatttatttgcaaGGTCTAGATTAACCAAAGCTTCCTCTTTATAAACTTTAAACACATCCTGAGTTGTCTCTTTGAATTTGGAAAACATAATATAGTCTTTACCTTGGAGAAAACTTCCTATGTCAGATGGAAGATAAAGaagtagggggcgcctgggtggctcagtcggttaagcgtccggcttcagctcaggtcatgatctcatggttgtgggtttgagccccgcatcaggctctgtgctgacagctagctcagagcctggagcctgtcttcagattctgtgactccctctctctctgcccctcccctgctcacgctgtctctctctgtctctcaaaaataaaaattaaaaacattaaaaaaaaaaaaaagaagtagtaacaaaaatgtctccagtgATGTGAGGCCAGAAGTGAGGGA
This region of Suricata suricatta isolate VVHF042 chromosome 6, meerkat_22Aug2017_6uvM2_HiC, whole genome shotgun sequence genomic DNA includes:
- the FAM151B gene encoding protein FAM151B isoform X1, producing MTATAGGPGSWSENILEYFLRNNQITTEDGAEIFWYHAANHKAQMNEALKSPAHMVEADVLLPSDGSEDSQPIMAHPPETNSDNTLQEWLNEVIKSNKGIKLDFKSLAAVEPSMMLLENVKSHLKRPVWINADILPGPNGNSRVVDAKPFINTVTSFFPDVTFSLGWTTGWHPEKVNEGYSWTMVKEMEYICKDLNLPVTFPVRAALVRQSCSQLLWLLKKSNRYSLTIWTGKNDNCSIEDLLCIRDHFDKKQVFYDILEPQNHEFKQAIGVKVNL
- the FAM151B gene encoding protein FAM151B isoform X2, producing the protein MTATAGGPGSWSENILEYFLRNNQITTEDGAEIFWYHAANHKAQMNEALKSPAHMVEADVLLPSDGSEDSQPIMAHPPETNSDNTLQEWLNEVIKSNKGIKLDFKSLAAVEPSMMLLENVKSHLKRPVWINADILPGPNGNSRVVDAKPFINTVTSFFPDVTFSLGWTTGWHPEKVNEGYSWTMVKEMEYICKDLNLPVTFPVRAALVRQSCSQLLWLLKKSNRDSTKLWHPLSFFLETGYFRNHGRVIGL